The genome window AAGGAATGGAGGCATAAACGACCATGGGCATGGAAGAGAACCTGCTTTTTTACGCCACCTTTGCCGCATACGGCCTCGCCGCCTTCCTGTATATCTGTTTCCTGGTCCTGCGCAAGCCTGCTCTAGCCCGCATCGGTTATTACATCACCGTTGCCGGCGTAATCGTCAATACGGCGGCCCTGGCGATGCGCTCGATTGTTGCCGGCTATGTGCCCCTGACGAACGGCTATGAGTTTCTGCTGGCCTTCTCCTGGGGTATCGCTTTTGTCTATCTCTTTGCCGAGCGGAAGTTTCAAATCCCCATCGCGGGCGCTTTTGTCATCCCTACCGCTTGGCTGCTCCTGGCCTATGTGGCCGTCGATATGTCACCGGCTGAGCGGGCCGCCCGGCCCCTCATGCCTGCGTTGCAGTCGAACTGGCTGACCATCCATGTGGCAACGGCCATGATCGCCTATGGCGCCTTTGCCTTCTCTTTCGGCATCGGCCTCATGTACCTCTGGAAGGTTTCTTCAGAAAAAAGCGGCGCCACGCGAGGGTTGGCCGCTGCTTTTCCTGATTCCGAAAAATTAGATGAGATCGGCTACCGGCTGATCGCCCTCGGCTTTCCCTTCCTGACGCTCTGCATCATCACCGGCGCCATTTGGGCGGAATTCGCCTGGGGACGCTATTGGAGTTGGGACCCGAAGGAGACCTGGTCACTGATCACCTGGCTGATCTACGCCGCCTACCTCCATGCCCGCTTTACCTACGGGTGGCGAGGGCGGCGCGCCGCTTGGATGTCGATCATCGGTTTTATAGCCGTCTTGTTCACCTATTTTGGCGTCAACTATTTCCTTAGCGGTCTGCACGGGTATGCGAATTAGCGTTTCATGTTAGGAACTCTTTGAGAAACTTTTTGAAAACATATTTCTAAAAAGATTTTAGAGAGAGAAATAGCGTCCTGTGATGGAAGATACCTTTCGCGCATCGTCCGTCGGGGCAGAGAAAGGGGCTATGCTGTTGTATCCATTGCTGCTAAGGCTGGAGGGGCAACCGTGCCTGGTCGTCGGCGGCGGTCAGGTGGCCGAGAGAAAGATCGAATCCCTCTTAGAGGTGGGCGCCCGCGTCACCGTCATCAGCCCGGCACTCACGCCTGAGATTCAACGCTGGGTGGACGAAGACAAGCTTCGTTGCCACTTGCGCGAGTACCAGGATGGAGACGCCGCCGGACACATGGTCGTCATCGCCGCCACCGATGTGTCAGCGGTCAACGAGCAGGTCGCCCGCGATTGTTTTCAGCGCAACATCTTGATCAACACCGTTGATATCCCGCAACTCTGCAATTTCTACGTTCCCGCCGTTGTGCGGCGGGGCGATCTGACTATCGCCATCTCCACCAACGGATGCAGCCCGGCCATCGCCCGCCGCATCCGCGAAAAGCTGGAGGCGACCTTTGGCGAGGAGTATTGCGAGTACCTGCAGGTGATGAAAAGTCTCCGCGAGCAGGTGCTTCGCGAAGTGCCCAACCCGGCCCGGCGCAAGGCGATCTTCGAGACCCTGGCCGAGGCGGAACTACTGGAGTGCATCCAGGCAGGTGACGATCAAGCCCTTAAGGAGCGAATCGCCCAGTGTTTATCTTCGTCGTAGGTTTGAACCATAAATCGGCGCCAGTGGAGATCCGGGAGCAACTCTCTTTCCCGGAGCATATCCTCATCGATTCCTTGCGCCGCCTTCACTCAGAACCGGCCATCGAGGGCTGCGCCATCTTGTCGACCTGCAACCGGACGGAGGTCTATGCAGCCACGACAGACATCGAAAAGGGACAGGCCGCCGTCCGCCGCTTCTTTACCCAGTCAGGCAAGCTGGAGGCTGACAAATTCGCCAGCTTCTTTTACACCCACACCCTCTACGACGCCATTCGCCATCTCTTCCGCGTCGCCGCAGGCCTCGATTCGATGGTGCTCGGCGAGACACAGATCCTCGGCCAGGTCCGGCGGACCTACCAGGCGGCTTGTGAGGCGGGAACCTCCAACAGCATCCTTAACACCTGGTTTCAGCAGGCGATCACCGTCGGCAAACGCATCCGCACGGAGACCGGCATCGACCAGCATGCCGTATCCACCTCCTATACGGCCGTTGAACTGGCCAAACAGGTCTTCACCACCCTGGAAGGCCGCTCGGCGCTGATCCTCGGCGCCGGCAAGATGAGCGAACTTACCCTGACCCACCTAATCGCCAACGGTGTCACCACGGTCCTCGTAGCCAACCGCACCCGCGAACGGGCCGAGGAACTGGCACGCCGCTGCGGCGGCAAGGCCGTCTCTTATGACGAGATCTCGGCGCGGATGGAGGAGTCTGACATCGTCATCTCCTGCACTGCAGCGACTCACTACGTCATCCGGCGCGAACTGGTGGAAAAGGTCATGAGCACCCGTCCCGACCGCCCGCTTTTCTTGATCGACATCGCTGTTCCCCGGGATATCGATCCCGCCGTGGCCACCGTGCCCGGTGTGCATCTTTTCGATATCGACGACCTGCAAAGCGTCGTCGACCAGAACCTGGCCCAGCGCCAGAAGGCGGCCTCTGAAGCCGAACTCATTGTGGAACAGGAGATCGCCGAGTTTCTCAAATGGCTCAACTCCCTGTTTGTCGTACCCACCATCGTCGCGCTAAAAAACAAGGGGGAGGCGATCCGGGAAAAAGAACTGGAGCGAGTTTTAGCGAAGCTGAAAAGTCTCTCTGACAAGGACCAGAAGACCATCGGCGCCATGGCATCATCGATCGTCAAACAACTGCTCCATGACCCCATCACCCAGATCCGCCACTATGCGGCCAGCCCGGAAGGGCACCTCTACTCAGAGATCCTGCAAAACCTCTTTTCCCTCGAGATCGCCGGACAGCGGTCCAAAGGCCGCGACGATCAATCTGATAGAAGGAGTCAGCCGTAATGTCAGCACTTCAACGACCCGTTGTCATCGGTACCCGGGACAGCGCCCTCGCCCTCTGGCAGACCCACTGGGTGCTTGAACGCCTGAAAGAGCTCTATCCAGAACAATCCTTTGAGGTCAAGCACATCAAAACCAAGGGTGACAAGATCCTCGACGTAGCCCTGGCCAAAATCGGCGACAAGGGGCTCTTCACGAAGGAATTGGAAGTGGCCATGCTGAATGGCGAGATTGACATGGCCGTCCACTCCATGAAAGACCTGCCGACGGTCTTGCCGGAAGGCTGCACGATCGGCGCTATCTGTGTGCGCGAGGACTGCCGCGACATCCTAATCTCCCGCGACGGCGGCGGTCTGGAAGACCTGCCCCAGGTCGCGAAGGTCGGCACGGCCAGCCTGCGCCGCAAGGCCCAACTATGGAAGGTGCGTCCCGATCTCCAACTCGTCGATATCCGCGGCAACCTGCAGACGCGGATGCGCAAGATGGAAGAACAAAACCTCGACGGTCTGATCCTGGCTGCCGCTGGCGTGAAGCGCCTCGGCTGGGCCGAGAAGATCACCGAATACATACCCGTCGACATGTGCCTGCCGGCTGTCGGCCAGGGTTCTGTGGGCATCGAGATCCGTGAAGGCGACGAAGAGATCGGTCGCCTCGTGGGCGCTTTGAACCACGCCGAATCGGCCGTCTGTGTCCGCGCCGAACGGGCGCTGCTCCGCACCCTTGAGGGCGGCTGCCAGGTGCCCATTGGTTCGCTTGGCCGCTTGTGCGGCGACAAACTCATCGTCGATGGTGTCGTCGCCTCCCTGGACGGCAAGAACATCTGCCGCGACCAAGTGGAGGGCGATCCGGCTGATCCCGAAGAAGCGGGCGTCCGTCTGGCCGAAAAACTGCTGCAACAGGGGGCCAGAGAGATATTAATCCAAGTAAGACAGGAGACGGATCTGTGATGAAGCAAAAGGTAGGGAAGGTTTATCTGGTCGGCGCCGGACCGGGGGATCCGGGCCTCATCACCGTGAAAGGTCTGGAGTGCATCAAAAAGGCCGAGGTGCTCGTCTACGACCGCCTGGCCGGTCACCGGTTGCTCACCTATGCGCGGCCTGACGCCGAACTTATCTTCGTTGGCAAAGGGCCGGACAAGCATGTCTATAGACAGGAAGAGATCAACGAAGTCCTCAAGGTCAAAGGCCTGGAAGGCAAGATCGTTACCCGCCTGAAAGGCGGCGACCCCTTCGTCTTCGGTCGCGGCGGCGAAGAAGCGGAAGTCCTCCGCGAAGCCGGCGTTCCCTTCGAGATCGTCCCCGGTATCACCTCGGCCATCTCCGTTCCGGCCTATGCCGGCATCCCCGTCACCCACCGCGACTTCACCTCCAACTTCGCCGTCATCACCGGCAATGAAGACCCCACCAAGGAAGATTCGGCTATCGACTGGGCCAAAATCAGCACCGGCATCGGCACCCTCGTCTTCCTGATGGGCATGGGCAATCTGCCCCATATCGCCGCGAAGCTGATGGAACACGGCCGCAGCCCTGAGACGCCGGTCGGCCTGATCCGCTGGGGCACCCGCCCGGAACAGCGCACCCTGACGGGCACCCTGGCCGACATCGCCCAGAAGGCGAAAGAAGCGGCCTTCCAGAACCCGGCCATCATCATCGTCGGCGAAGTGGTCAAACTGCGCGAAAAGCTGGCCTGGCTCGAAGAAAG of Heliomicrobium undosum contains these proteins:
- the ccsB gene encoding c-type cytochrome biogenesis protein CcsB; translated protein: MGMEENLLFYATFAAYGLAAFLYICFLVLRKPALARIGYYITVAGVIVNTAALAMRSIVAGYVPLTNGYEFLLAFSWGIAFVYLFAERKFQIPIAGAFVIPTAWLLLAYVAVDMSPAERAARPLMPALQSNWLTIHVATAMIAYGAFAFSFGIGLMYLWKVSSEKSGATRGLAAAFPDSEKLDEIGYRLIALGFPFLTLCIITGAIWAEFAWGRYWSWDPKETWSLITWLIYAAYLHARFTYGWRGRRAAWMSIIGFIAVLFTYFGVNYFLSGLHGYAN
- the hemC gene encoding hydroxymethylbilane synthase → MSALQRPVVIGTRDSALALWQTHWVLERLKELYPEQSFEVKHIKTKGDKILDVALAKIGDKGLFTKELEVAMLNGEIDMAVHSMKDLPTVLPEGCTIGAICVREDCRDILISRDGGGLEDLPQVAKVGTASLRRKAQLWKVRPDLQLVDIRGNLQTRMRKMEEQNLDGLILAAAGVKRLGWAEKITEYIPVDMCLPAVGQGSVGIEIREGDEEIGRLVGALNHAESAVCVRAERALLRTLEGGCQVPIGSLGRLCGDKLIVDGVVASLDGKNICRDQVEGDPADPEEAGVRLAEKLLQQGAREILIQVRQETDL
- a CDS encoding precorrin-2 dehydrogenase/sirohydrochlorin ferrochelatase family protein, translating into MLLYPLLLRLEGQPCLVVGGGQVAERKIESLLEVGARVTVISPALTPEIQRWVDEDKLRCHLREYQDGDAAGHMVVIAATDVSAVNEQVARDCFQRNILINTVDIPQLCNFYVPAVVRRGDLTIAISTNGCSPAIARRIREKLEATFGEEYCEYLQVMKSLREQVLREVPNPARRKAIFETLAEAELLECIQAGDDQALKERIAQCLSSS
- the hemA gene encoding glutamyl-tRNA reductase translates to MFIFVVGLNHKSAPVEIREQLSFPEHILIDSLRRLHSEPAIEGCAILSTCNRTEVYAATTDIEKGQAAVRRFFTQSGKLEADKFASFFYTHTLYDAIRHLFRVAAGLDSMVLGETQILGQVRRTYQAACEAGTSNSILNTWFQQAITVGKRIRTETGIDQHAVSTSYTAVELAKQVFTTLEGRSALILGAGKMSELTLTHLIANGVTTVLVANRTRERAEELARRCGGKAVSYDEISARMEESDIVISCTAATHYVIRRELVEKVMSTRPDRPLFLIDIAVPRDIDPAVATVPGVHLFDIDDLQSVVDQNLAQRQKAASEAELIVEQEIAEFLKWLNSLFVVPTIVALKNKGEAIREKELERVLAKLKSLSDKDQKTIGAMASSIVKQLLHDPITQIRHYAASPEGHLYSEILQNLFSLEIAGQRSKGRDDQSDRRSQP